The nucleotide sequence ttagtcgAACTTCCCTTCTCCTTAGTATAAAAACATCGATGtattaaaaaacaataaaaaatttggacaacaacaaagccttttcctactaagtggggttggctatatgaattctagaacgtcattgcgctcgatTCTGTGTTACATCTTCTGTTagcaagtactctaagtcttttcttagaatcTCTTCCAAAGTAAAAATTTGGACACCCCCAAAAAGATGAGTGGAGGTGGTTACTTTGGTAGGGTACAATCTAATTTATATTTGGTTTTTAATGCTGTAAAATACTGATGTGGGCGTAAATGAGTAATTAACACACATGTCAGATGCAGGTATGAGTCAAGTTTAAGAATAGTAGCAGCACAGTGCCAATAATTTGCGTACTTTTCCATTGAAAATATAGCAGTTGGCAGTAATTTTATCATTGTACCTCTTTGGTTTATCCAAGTATAAAAAGTTACCGTGTTGGTTTTCATTCTACTTAATTTTAGATGTTAAAAGTGGTTGTTATATCTAGTGCGGAAGCTAAGTATAGAAGAATGATTAAGAGACTTTGTAAACTTTTTTGGTTAGAGAGATTTGTCAtgtaattagggtttttgattatgTGATGAATTTATATATTACGACAATAAAACTGCAAATAACATTCCTCATAATCTAGATCAGCATAATCGTACTAAGCATGTTGAAATGGACATATATTTCAATTAAGAGAAGCTGGAAGATTAGAGTGTTCAATTCTCGTTTGTGAAATCAAAAGACCAATTGCCTAATATCCTTGTAAGCACAAAACTCCAAATTTGCATGTCTACAGTCCTAATGAAAGTAGTTTCGAGTAAAGTGCTCTGCAACTCactttacaagtgaagaatgaACAATATTTAGCACCAAATTGAGAGGAAGTGTTAGTGTgagttgtattttttttagacCAATAATTTGTTACCTTTTATAATTTTGTGGAAATTAGGTATcctattatatttataaataccTATGAATTCTCTTATATATACTTTAGATGGAAATAAGATATCAGAAATTTACATAAACTCAATTTTAGCAAATGGCGAAGTATatgaagaaaacaaattaaGTTATAGGTTCGATTTCACATTATAAATATAAAGCACAAATGAAGTTAATTGAAACATTAAAGTGCTATAGCATTAGCATGTATAACAACAAACCAAATAAAAGTTCATTGGACATATATAAAGCGCATCAAAACATACATACAACACATATTGTAATCGAAGAAATACGTATCCAATACCATACATAAACTAAagcataaattaataaaaattaaaaagagaaaatgaagatCCAAGCCAACAGTTGCTAGTCAGCTACAGTTGCTGCGTCTGCATGTGCCAACATATATGCATGATTTACGGTTTACCGGTTGCAGGTGGTGgagagaaaaatgggaaagaGGGAATTGTAGTAGGGATATTGGTTGGGAGTACCGAGGGAAAATTTGGCAGTGTAACCTTAGGGATAGTTGGGAATGACGTGGTAGGGAAATTGGGAAGTGGAGGCAGCTGTGTCTGTGTGGAGCCGCCGGCGGTGGGCATAGGTAGAGATGGTAGGTTGTTTGGTAAGTTTGGCAATGTGGGTTGTGGGAGTGTTGGCAGGGGAGG is from Malus sylvestris chromosome 5, drMalSylv7.2, whole genome shotgun sequence and encodes:
- the LOC126622522 gene encoding uncharacterized protein LOC126622522 — encoded protein: MSDAGGGEKNGKEGIVVGILVGSTEGKFGSVTLGIVGNDVVGKLGSGGSCVCVEPPAVGIGRDGRLFGKFGNVGCGSVGRGGKGGSVKAGLGKDGAVVVWRRLRAATETWMLEENRTMNKTADKKQCL